GCTGGATCTCGTGGCGGCCGTGCGGGCCGGGCATCTGGCGGCTTCGCTGCGGGGCATCGTGTTGCGGGCCGCACCGCCGTTGTTGATCGGCGCGGCCGCGCTCTGGCTGGCGCCGATGAAGTTGCCCCTGGGCGGCCAGGCCCTGTTGACGCTGGCCATCGTCACGCCGATGGGCGGGCTGCTGTACCGATTGGCCTACCAATCGCTGGCGGATGCGTCGGTGCTGGTGCTGCTGATCGTGTCGGTCGGGGTGCACTTTGCGCTGACCGGGCTCGGACTGGCGTTCTTCGGTGCGGAAGGTTCGCGCAATCCCAGCTTCTGGGATGCCAGCTTCAATCTGGGCCCGCTGCTGTTCTCGGGCCAGACCGTGATCATCGTCGGCGCTTCGATCGCGCTGATCATCGGCTTGTGGCTGTTTTTCGAGAAGAGCCTGTACGGCAAGGCGCTGCGCGCCACCGCCGTGAATCGATTGGGCGCCCGCCTGATGGGCATCTCCAGCCTCTCGGCGGGACGGCTGTCCTTCACCTTGGCGGCCTTCATCGGCGCGCTGTCCGGCTTGCTGATCAGTCCCACCACCACGATCTTCTATGACAGCGGCTTCCTGATCGGCCTCAAGGGCTTCGTGGCGGCCGTGTTTGCCGGGCTGTCGAGTTATCCGGGAGCGGCGTTGGGTGCGCTGCTGGTCGGGCTGATCGAATCCTTCAGCTCCTTCTGGGCCAGTGCCTTCAAGGAGGTGATCGTCTTCACCACCATCTTGCCGGTGCTGTTGTGGCGCAGTTGGCGCGATCCGCACCAGGAAGACCACTGACGCCGATTGCCGGCGCGGCGCTCGGAATTGCCGCTTCGCACCACTCGCTCCAGCCTCTCCGCCCGCGCCACCGCCATCGACCACGAGCGCGCCTTTGCGCCGAGCACGACCTCCAACCCGATGACGATCAAGCCTTCCCATCTGTCCGCCGCTGCCGGTGTCTTTGCGCTGGCGGTGTTGCCCCTTCTGCCGGTGCCCGAGTTCTGGATCACCCAGGCCAACTACATCGGCATGTTCGCGCTCGTGGCCCTGGGGCTGGTGCTGCTCACGGGCGTCGCTGGACTGACCTCCTTCGGCCAGGCCGCCTTCGTCGGTGTGGGCGCCTATGCCACCGCCTTGCTCAGCACACGCTACGGGCTGTCGCCTTGGCTGGGCCTGGTGGCGGGCTTGGCGATCACCGTGGTGATCGCGGCGGTGCTGGGCTGGATCACCTTGCGGATGTCGGGGCACTACCTGCCGCTGGCGACGATCGCCTGGGCATTGAGCCTGAACTTCACCATCGCCAACCTCGAGTTCCTCGGCAAGTACGACGGCCTGCTGGGCGTGCCGGCGATCAGTCTGTTCGGCGTCAGCCTGGCGGATGGCAGAGCGATGTACTACCTGATCTGGCTGTGCGCGCTGCTAGGGGCGCTGGCGGTGCGCAACCTGCTGGACTCCCGACCCGGTCGAGCTATTCGCGCGCTGGGCGGCGCGACCGTCATGGCCGAGGCGATGGGCGTCTCCACCTACCGCTACAAGGTAGTGATCTTCCTGATCGCGGCCTTGCTGGCGTCGGTCTCGGGCTGGCTGTTCGCGCATGTGCAGCGCACCGTCAACCCCAGCCCCTTCGGCCTGAAGATGGGCATCGAATACCTCTTCATGGCGGTCGTCGGTGGGGCGTCCAGTGTCTGGGGCGCGTTTGTCGGCGCGGGCGTGTTCAAGATCATCGAGGACCAGCTCAAGGAACTGCTGCCCCGCCTGCTGGGTAGCAACGGCAACTTCGAGATCATCGTGCTGGGCGTCGTGCTGGTGTTGATGCTGAAGTACGCGCCCAAGGGACTGTGGCCGGCCTTGCAGACCGCGCTGGCACGCCATCGCCCTGCGCGCGCCCGTATGCGCGACTGGGCGCAGGCGCCGGCTCTTCCGGTGCGGCCCAAGCCGGCCGCCGGCACGGTGCTGCTGGAGGTGGATGGTCTGCGCAAGCAGTTCGGCGGCCTGGTGGCGGTGAACGATGTCAGCTTCACCCTGCGGGCCGGCGAGATCATGGGATTGATCGGACCCAACGGCGCCGGCAAATCCACCACCTTCAACCTCATCTCGGGCGTGATGTCGGCCAGCGCCGGCACCTTGCGTTTCGCGGGGGCCTCGATCAGCGGGCTGCCCTCGCGCCGCATTGCGCGGCTTGGGCTCTCGCGCACCTTCCAGCACGTCAAGATGATTCCGGACATGACGGTGCTGGAGAACGTCGCCCTGGGCGGTTATCTGCGCAGCACCAGCGGCACCCTGCGCGCCATGCTGCGCCTGGACCGCGAGGACGAGCGCCGCCTGTTCGCCGAAGCCGAACGGCAGCTGCAGCGCATCGGCATGCAGGCCCACCTGCATGAGCTGGCCGGCAACCTGGCGCTGGGACCGCAACGCATGATGGAGATCGCTCGCGCGCTGTGCAGCGATCCGTCGCTGCTGCTGCTGGATGAGCCGGCTGCGGGATTGCGCCACAAGGAGAAGCAGGCACTGGCCGAGGTGCTGCGCCAGTTGCGCAGTGAAGGCATGAGCATCCTGCTGGTGGAGCACGACATGGACTTCGTGATGGGGCTCACCGACCGTCTGGTGGTGATGGAATTCGGCACCAAGCTCATCGAAGGCACTCCGGCGCAGGTGCAGGCCAGCCCCGAGGTGCGGGCGGCGTATCTCGGAACGGAACACTGACATGAGCGAGCTGTTGACGGTCCGCGGGCTGCATGCCGGTTATGGTCGAGCGCACGTGCTGACGGGCCTGGACCTGCGGCTGCGTCAGGGCGAAGTGGTCACGGTCATCGGGCCCAACGGGGCGGGCAAGAGCACCACGCTCAATGCGTTGATGGGCGTGTTGCCCTCACGCGGCCAAGTGGTGTTTGATGGTGAGGACATCGGCTCGCTCGGCCTGGAAGCCCGCGTGATGAAGGGCATGTCCCTGGTGCCGGAGAAGCGCGAACTGTTCACCACGATGACGGTGGAAGACAACCTGGTGCTGGGCGGCTTCCGTCCGATGCGCTTGGGAGTGCGCGGTTGGCGCGATGAGCTGGGCCGTGTCTACGAGCTCTTCCCCCGACTGCGGGAACGGCGCGATCAATCGGCCGGCACCTTGTCGGGCGGCGAGCGGCAGATGCTGGCGGTCGGGCGCGCGCTGATGGCGCGGCCCAAGCTCCTGATGCTGGATGAGCCCAGCCTGGGCCTGGCGCCGCTGATCGTGAAGGAAGTCTTCCGCATCGTCGCGCGCTTGCGCGAGGCCGGGGTGTCCATCCTCCTGATCGAACAGAACGCGCGGGCGGCGCTGGAGGTGGCGGACTACGGCTATGTGCTGGAAACCGGCGAGATCGCTTTGGAAGGACCCGCGGCCGAACTGGCCTCCGATCCCCGCGTGATCGACACGTACCTGGGGGCGAATCGCAAGGACTGAACGCGGACGGCGCCGGTGCCGATGACGGTACCGAGGCTGAAGCCGGCCCGCGGCCAGGGGCCCGGCATCAGGCGGAGTCGCTGAGCGCGCGGCGCCGGCGGCTCTTCCCGCCGAACGCTGCGCCAGCCCGGCGCATCAGCAGGAGGGCTTGCCCTGCTGGAGCATTGCGGCCATCCGCGCTTTCAGTTGGGCGTCATCAAGGTCTTCCTTGTGCGTGGCCACCATCCACTTGTGGCCGAAGGGATCGGTGATCTGCCCCATGCGGTCGCCCCAGAACTGGTCCTGGACCGCCATGTCGACGGTGGCACCGGCCGCCTGTGCGCGGGCCACCGTCGCGTCGACATCCGGCACGAACACGACCATCGAGACCGGTGATCCACTGAGCCCCTGCGGGCTGAGCGCGCCGAACTGCGGCCGCTCCTCGGTGAGCATGAAGCGCGCGCCGCCGATGTGGAGCTCGGCATGCATCACGCCGTCGGGCGCCTCCAGCCGGGTGCCTTGACGGGCCTCGAAGGCCTGTTGATAGAACGTGATCGCCGCCGGCGCGTTGCGCACCGTGAGGTAAGGAATCACGCCGTCGGCTGGCGGGACGGCCTGCGTGGCGGTCGGGCCCGTGCGCGGCGTGGCATCGGTGAAGTCAGTCATCTCGATCTCCTGTGGTGGGGTCTGCATCGTGGTCTGGATCGCGGGCTGCGTCATTCCCTACATGAGCACGACGAAGCGGCAGCGGCAATTTCGACAGCAGCGCGTTAAAGGTGTGCCGACTTGTGTCCCACGCGCCGCTGCGGGATGTCGACGGGCCAGACACCGATTGACACAGGGCGGCTGCCGCGCAGTTTTACCGATCCGGCCCCCTCAGTCAGGGGCGGCCCGCGCGGTCAACCGAGGGTCGACCACCATAATCCCCGGACACATCATGGCCCTCCTGTCCACCCTGAAAAAGCTGCTGTCCAGCGACAGCCGCAAGTCCCCCGCCACCACCGCTGCGCCGTCCTCGCTGCGCGGCGCGCCGCCGTCGACGGTCAGCGCACCGCCGCCGGCGCCGTCGGTGGCGTTGTCGCTGACGCTGCCGGACATCTCGGTGACGCCGTCCACCCACGGCTATGACACGGTGCCGGCCTCGCGGCCCATCACGCTGGGACCGCCGGAGCTCTATCCCGGGGCGGCCTCGCCGGACATGTCCCAGCCGGTCACCGCCGAATGGCTGCAATTCAGCGCGCGGCTGTTCGGTCTGCAGCGCCTGAAGGATTCTGCGCCGCATCCGCTGGAATCGGCCTTGCTGCATCGCCTGCAGACCCGCACCGGCGCGCAGTGGTCGGAACTGCTGCCGCGTCTGCCGGCGGTCCTGCCGCAACTGATGAGTCTGATGCGGCGAGAGAACCTCTCGTCGCGCGCGCTGGTCGATGTGCTGTCGCGCGATCCCAGTCTGGTGGGCGAGCTGATGCGCGTCGCCAACTCGGCGCTCTACCGGCCCGAGCGCGAGATCACTGATCTGGCCAGCGCCGTGCTGGTGCTGGGCCATGAGGGCCTGAACCAGGTGGTCATGCGGGTCACCATGCGACCCATCTACAGCCAGGCCCAGGGACGTTACAGCCGGCAGGCCGGCACGCTGCTCTGGGATCTGGGCGAACGCGCCGGCCTCGCGGCCATGCGGCTGGCCCCACCGGGGGATGAGCGCTTTGCCGCTTATCTGGCTGGCCTCAGCTCGCAAGTCGGGCTGATGGGCCTGCTGCGGGTCCTGGACACCTTGCCGGTCGGTCAGCGACCGGCGCTGGATCGCGAGGGCCTGCATCGGCAACTGGTGCCGCTGTCGGCGGGCTGGTCCTCATTGATCGTCGCCCATTGGGGCTTCCCGAGCCGGGTCGTGGACGCCCTGGTTGCCCGACCGGGGCAGCCGGGCCAGAGCGCGGAAGTGGCGGTGCTGGCCCAGGTGGTGCGCGCGGCCGGCGCGGTGGCGCTGCGTCATCTGATGCAGCCGGGTCTGCAGGCGTCCCAACTCGGTGACTGGTCGCTGGCCCAGCGCCGCGCCTATGAGGCGCTGGAGCAGCGCTTCAATTCCGACGCCGCACCAGACGCCATCCCAGCAGGCTGAAGCCAGCGTCCAGCACCAGCGCCAAGGCCGCTGCCGGCAGCGCGCCGGCCAGCAGCAGCGTCTGGTCGTTCAGCGCCAACCCGGTGACGATCCGTTCGCCGAAGCCGCCCGCGCCAATGAAGGCCGCCATCGTCGCCGTGCCCACCGACAGGCTGGTGGCGGTGCGCAAGCCCGCCAGCATCACTGGCAGCGCCAGCGGCAATTGCACCAGCCTCAGGGTCTGGAAGCGCGTCAATCCCAGGGCTGTCGCGGCCTGGATGAGCCCACTGGGCACCTCGCTCAATCCGACGGTGCTGTTGCGCAGGATGGGCAACAGCGCATAAAGCGTCAGGGCCACCACTGCCGGCGCCGGGCCGATGCGGTCCATGGCCCAGATCAGCAAGGCCAGCAGCGCCAGGGACGGGATCGTCTGCATCAACGCGCTGGTGGCCAGCACCGCCTCACGCCACCGCGGCCAGGGATGCAGCAGCAAGGCCAGCGGCACGCCGATCACTGTCGCCAGGCCCACCGCGGCGAGAACCAATCCCAGGTGCTGCAGCGCCAGTCGCGGCAAGTCAGGTCCGAACAGACGGGCCCACAGGCCGGCACGCGGCGCGTCGCTCTGGGAGCCTGCCGTGGATGGACCTGTTGATGCTGCGTTGGACGCAGATGAAGGCGTGGATGCAGATGCAGATGCAGATGCAGATGCAGATGCGGATGCGGATGCGGATGCGGCGTCGGCGGACGGCGACGACGCCAGGAAGCGCCGCGCGATCGCATCGAAGGGTTGGGCCTTCAGTTCCGCCTGCGCATTCATCGCGATCATGTCCGCTTCCTTGATGCGGCCGCGCAGCGTCTGCAGCGCGGCCCATGCGCGCGGATGGCGCTGCGGCAGCTCGGCGCGGAACAGCAGCACCGCGTCATAGCGGGGAAAGAACTGCCGATCATCTTCCAGCACCGTCAGCCCCAGCGCGGCGATCTGCGCATCGGTGGTGTAGATGTCGGTGAGCGCGATCTGTCCCCGTGCGAGCGCCTGATAGGCCAGCCCGTGGTCCAGACCTTCCGGCCGCTGCGGCAGGGCGTAGCGCCTGGCCAACCCAGGCCAGCCGTCTGCACGCCCCAGGAATTCGTGGCTCAGACCCAGTCGCAGCGACGGATGCGCCGCCAGCTGCGACAGCCGCGTCAGGCCTCGCGCGCGGGCGTCTTCCCCGCGCATTGCCAGTGCATAGCCGTTGTTGAAGCCCAGCGGCACGGCCACGTCCAGCCCCATCGGTCGCAGGGCGTCCCGCAGTTGATCGAGCGAGGCGCCGGTCGTGGAGCGTCCCAGGATCTCGCGCTCGATGGTGCCCAGGTACTCCGGATAGACATCAATGCTGCCGGCCCGCAAGGCCGCCAGCACGATCGCGGTGTTGCCCAGGCCTTGGCGCACTTCCACGGCGGCCGAGGCGTCTGCGGCACGCACCGTCTGCGCCATCACTTCGGCCAGGATGTAGCTCTCGGTGAAACGCTTGGAGCCGATGCGCAACGGCGTCTCGGAGGTCGGGGCCGTCCTCGCTGGGGCGCTGCTGGAGGAGGTCGGCGTGGACGTGGACGTGGCCTCGGCGACGGACGTCCCGCAGACCAACGCCAGCATCGTCAGGCTGGCCCATAGCGCAGCGCTACAGCGCGAGCGCGTTCGTGTGGATGACACCGCATGCGGCGCCTGCGAGGGGAGGCCGCGCCTCATCCAGCGAATCAAGAGCATGGGGCGGAGCATAACCAGACCGGGCCGTCGGCCGCGGTCCGCGAAGGCTAGGCGCGGGCCGATGGCGTTTGTGTTCGCGGCGGGGGGGGCGCCGGGCGGTGGCGGTGGCGATGGTCCTGCAGTTGAGCGGACCTTGCCGCACCTGGTGCCAGCGGGCCTGCGGTCTGTCGCGGCACGAACGCGCGATCGGCGTGCGATGCCTACAGTCCGCGACGAGGGCAGGGGGGGCGGCCGGTCGTCGCCACGCAATGCACCGGCCGCTCGAGTGCGACCTTCCCCGCATCTGCCACGCTTCGTTCATCCAGGAGCCCGCCATGACGCTTCGCCCCTTGTCTCGACGGCTGCTCAGCCTGTCCGTGCTGCCCTTGCTGGCGCTGGGCGCCTGCGCGCAGACGCCTCCGCCACCCCCTCCACCGCCTGCGCCGGCGAGCGGTTTCAGTGCGGGCATCGAGGTCACGGAGGAGGTCGGTCCGGCGCAACTGGGCATGCCCGTGTATCCCGGCGCCCAGCCCCAGCGGGACAGTGCGGAGGACAAGTCCGCGGTCAACCTGAGCATGTGGGGTGGCCGCTTTGGTGTTCAGTTGGCCGCGGCCAAGTACCAAAGTCGCGACGATGTCGACCGCGTCGCGCGCTTCTACCGCGAGGCCCTGAATCGATACGGCGATCTGCTGGATTGCGGCGATCCCCGCGCACCGCAGGACAAGCCCAAGGCCGGTGGACCGCTCACCTGCGACGGCGACAAGCCTGAGGCCGGCGGCCAGCTGT
The Roseateles amylovorans genome window above contains:
- a CDS encoding branched-chain amino acid ABC transporter permease; translated protein: MDGSIASILVLDGITNGAVYALLALALVLVFAVTRVIFIPQGEFVAFGALTLAGLQLGHTPLTIHFLIAMALLAALLDLVAAVRAGHLAASLRGIVLRAAPPLLIGAAALWLAPMKLPLGGQALLTLAIVTPMGGLLYRLAYQSLADASVLVLLIVSVGVHFALTGLGLAFFGAEGSRNPSFWDASFNLGPLLFSGQTVIIVGASIALIIGLWLFFEKSLYGKALRATAVNRLGARLMGISSLSAGRLSFTLAAFIGALSGLLISPTTTIFYDSGFLIGLKGFVAAVFAGLSSYPGAALGALLVGLIESFSSFWASAFKEVIVFTTILPVLLWRSWRDPHQEDH
- a CDS encoding branched-chain amino acid ABC transporter ATP-binding protein/permease, producing MTIKPSHLSAAAGVFALAVLPLLPVPEFWITQANYIGMFALVALGLVLLTGVAGLTSFGQAAFVGVGAYATALLSTRYGLSPWLGLVAGLAITVVIAAVLGWITLRMSGHYLPLATIAWALSLNFTIANLEFLGKYDGLLGVPAISLFGVSLADGRAMYYLIWLCALLGALAVRNLLDSRPGRAIRALGGATVMAEAMGVSTYRYKVVIFLIAALLASVSGWLFAHVQRTVNPSPFGLKMGIEYLFMAVVGGASSVWGAFVGAGVFKIIEDQLKELLPRLLGSNGNFEIIVLGVVLVLMLKYAPKGLWPALQTALARHRPARARMRDWAQAPALPVRPKPAAGTVLLEVDGLRKQFGGLVAVNDVSFTLRAGEIMGLIGPNGAGKSTTFNLISGVMSASAGTLRFAGASISGLPSRRIARLGLSRTFQHVKMIPDMTVLENVALGGYLRSTSGTLRAMLRLDREDERRLFAEAERQLQRIGMQAHLHELAGNLALGPQRMMEIARALCSDPSLLLLDEPAAGLRHKEKQALAEVLRQLRSEGMSILLVEHDMDFVMGLTDRLVVMEFGTKLIEGTPAQVQASPEVRAAYLGTEH
- a CDS encoding ABC transporter ATP-binding protein, yielding MSELLTVRGLHAGYGRAHVLTGLDLRLRQGEVVTVIGPNGAGKSTTLNALMGVLPSRGQVVFDGEDIGSLGLEARVMKGMSLVPEKRELFTTMTVEDNLVLGGFRPMRLGVRGWRDELGRVYELFPRLRERRDQSAGTLSGGERQMLAVGRALMARPKLLMLDEPSLGLAPLIVKEVFRIVARLREAGVSILLIEQNARAALEVADYGYVLETGEIALEGPAAELASDPRVIDTYLGANRKD
- a CDS encoding VOC family protein, with amino-acid sequence MTDFTDATPRTGPTATQAVPPADGVIPYLTVRNAPAAITFYQQAFEARQGTRLEAPDGVMHAELHIGGARFMLTEERPQFGALSPQGLSGSPVSMVVFVPDVDATVARAQAAGATVDMAVQDQFWGDRMGQITDPFGHKWMVATHKEDLDDAQLKARMAAMLQQGKPSC
- a CDS encoding HDOD domain-containing protein — encoded protein: MALLSTLKKLLSSDSRKSPATTAAPSSLRGAPPSTVSAPPPAPSVALSLTLPDISVTPSTHGYDTVPASRPITLGPPELYPGAASPDMSQPVTAEWLQFSARLFGLQRLKDSAPHPLESALLHRLQTRTGAQWSELLPRLPAVLPQLMSLMRRENLSSRALVDVLSRDPSLVGELMRVANSALYRPEREITDLASAVLVLGHEGLNQVVMRVTMRPIYSQAQGRYSRQAGTLLWDLGERAGLAAMRLAPPGDERFAAYLAGLSSQVGLMGLLRVLDTLPVGQRPALDREGLHRQLVPLSAGWSSLIVAHWGFPSRVVDALVARPGQPGQSAEVAVLAQVVRAAGAVALRHLMQPGLQASQLGDWSLAQRRAYEALEQRFNSDAAPDAIPAG
- a CDS encoding glycine betaine ABC transporter substrate-binding protein, with amino-acid sequence MLALVCGTSVAEATSTSTPTSSSSAPARTAPTSETPLRIGSKRFTESYILAEVMAQTVRAADASAAVEVRQGLGNTAIVLAALRAGSIDVYPEYLGTIEREILGRSTTGASLDQLRDALRPMGLDVAVPLGFNNGYALAMRGEDARARGLTRLSQLAAHPSLRLGLSHEFLGRADGWPGLARRYALPQRPEGLDHGLAYQALARGQIALTDIYTTDAQIAALGLTVLEDDRQFFPRYDAVLLFRAELPQRHPRAWAALQTLRGRIKEADMIAMNAQAELKAQPFDAIARRFLASSPSADAASASASASASASASASASTPSSASNAASTGPSTAGSQSDAPRAGLWARLFGPDLPRLALQHLGLVLAAVGLATVIGVPLALLLHPWPRWREAVLATSALMQTIPSLALLALLIWAMDRIGPAPAVVALTLYALLPILRNSTVGLSEVPSGLIQAATALGLTRFQTLRLVQLPLALPVMLAGLRTATSLSVGTATMAAFIGAGGFGERIVTGLALNDQTLLLAGALPAAALALVLDAGFSLLGWRLVRRRN